In Rhodothermus marinus DSM 4252, a single genomic region encodes these proteins:
- the rplU gene encoding 50S ribosomal protein L21: MYAIADIAGKQFRVEEGRYLYIPYHEQAQPGDELVFDRVLLVVDGDQVYLGRPVVAGAAVKARVLEHVKADKVLVFKKKRRKRYKVKRGHRQRYTKVLIEALTLPENAQPLAVEAATA, translated from the coding sequence ATGTATGCCATTGCTGACATCGCCGGAAAGCAGTTTCGCGTAGAGGAAGGTCGTTACCTCTACATTCCGTATCACGAGCAGGCCCAGCCGGGCGACGAACTGGTTTTCGACCGCGTGTTGCTGGTGGTTGACGGCGATCAGGTGTATCTGGGTCGCCCCGTCGTGGCAGGGGCCGCCGTCAAAGCCCGTGTGCTGGAACACGTCAAGGCCGACAAAGTCCTTGTGTTCAAGAAAAAGCGGCGTAAGCGGTACAAGGTCAAGCGCGGGCATCGCCAGCGTTATACGAAGGTGCTGATCGAAGCGCTGACGCTGCCCGAAAATGCGCAGCCGCTTGCCGTCGAAGCAGCCACTGCCTGA
- a CDS encoding M14 family metallopeptidase: MAVKCLFKRLLPGILLGWSLWSSQVVQSQPAFPLPLALPESVSYDSAIPKPEEVIGHVVGTRHTAPHQIVAYFQAVAAASDRVLVEEHGRTYEGRPLIHAIVSAPENLMRLEEIRRANLRLSDDPASVSDAELARMPAVAYLGYSIHGNEASGSEASLLTLYYLAAARGPEIDSLLAQAVLIIDPMFNPDGRDRFVDWANRNRGRVPVADPQDREHLEPWPGGRTNHYWFDLNRDWLTGQHPESQGRLRLFHHWRPQLLTDHHEMGSESTFFFMPGVPSRTHPLTPARNQELTAAIARYHAEALNRIGSLYYSEEGYDDFYYGKGSTYPDANGAVGILFEQASSRALLRETRDGVLSYAFTIRNQFATSLSTLRALRALRLELLRYQRDFYREAEAIARRLPVKAYLIALEPGRTRAQMLAEVLRRHRIRVYTLARDVTVNGKTFRAGQAYVVPTQQPQVRMLQALMERRTTFEDSLFYDVSAWTLPLAYDVVWAEWRRDPSELLGTPVDSVRLDGGELVGGHSDYAYLMTWDRFYAPAALYRLQQAGVRARVLTEAVTLPVAGSRRTFPPGTVLIPVVQRDGKGPASDSLQALLRALADTYHVRFFAVQTGLTEQGPDLGTRDYGQVLEQPRVALLTGEGTRAYNAGEVWHLLSERMQMPVSLLDVDNVVWADLSRYNRLVLAGGSYSALPAEKIKNWVRQGGVLIALTDAVDWVVAQGLVSLKVRPFNLDSLLRPYPYGQLERARGAQVIGGAILEARLDTTHPLAFGLGATLPVFRTEETFYEPSETPGANVATYTEQPLRSGYLSAARQKQAPGAAAVVAQRYGRGRIILIMDNPNFRAFWVGSSRLFLNAICFGDAF, encoded by the coding sequence ATGGCCGTGAAGTGTCTGTTCAAACGTTTGCTTCCCGGAATTCTGCTGGGATGGAGCCTCTGGAGCTCGCAAGTTGTTCAGAGTCAGCCCGCCTTTCCGCTGCCCCTGGCGTTGCCTGAATCGGTGTCCTACGATTCAGCCATCCCGAAGCCGGAAGAGGTGATCGGGCACGTGGTGGGCACGCGCCATACCGCCCCGCATCAGATCGTGGCCTACTTTCAGGCCGTGGCGGCGGCCAGCGACAGGGTGCTGGTCGAGGAGCACGGCCGCACCTATGAGGGACGGCCGCTGATCCACGCGATCGTCTCGGCACCCGAAAACCTGATGCGTCTGGAGGAAATCCGCCGGGCCAACCTGCGGCTTTCGGACGATCCGGCGTCTGTCTCCGACGCCGAACTAGCCCGTATGCCGGCCGTCGCCTACCTGGGCTACAGCATTCATGGGAATGAGGCCAGCGGCTCCGAAGCGTCGCTGCTGACGCTTTACTATCTGGCGGCCGCCCGCGGACCGGAGATCGATTCGCTGCTGGCGCAGGCCGTGCTCATCATCGATCCCATGTTCAATCCGGACGGCCGGGATCGATTTGTGGACTGGGCCAACCGCAACCGGGGCCGTGTGCCCGTGGCCGACCCGCAGGACCGCGAACACCTCGAGCCCTGGCCCGGCGGCCGTACCAACCACTACTGGTTTGACCTGAACCGTGACTGGCTCACCGGCCAGCATCCGGAGTCGCAGGGACGCCTGCGGCTGTTCCATCACTGGCGGCCGCAATTGCTGACGGACCACCACGAGATGGGGAGCGAGTCCACCTTCTTCTTCATGCCGGGCGTGCCCAGCCGCACGCATCCGCTTACGCCGGCCCGCAACCAGGAGCTGACGGCCGCCATCGCCCGCTATCATGCCGAAGCGCTCAACCGGATCGGCTCGCTCTACTACTCGGAGGAAGGCTACGACGACTTCTACTACGGCAAGGGTTCGACTTACCCGGACGCCAACGGCGCCGTCGGCATCCTCTTCGAGCAGGCTTCGTCGCGCGCATTGCTTCGGGAGACCCGCGACGGCGTGCTTTCCTATGCTTTCACGATTCGCAATCAGTTTGCCACTTCGCTTTCGACGCTGCGGGCACTTCGCGCGCTGCGGCTGGAGTTGCTGCGCTACCAGCGCGACTTCTACCGGGAGGCTGAAGCGATTGCCCGGCGTCTGCCGGTCAAAGCCTACCTTATCGCGCTGGAGCCGGGCCGCACGCGGGCCCAGATGCTGGCCGAGGTGCTCCGGCGGCACCGCATCCGGGTGTACACGCTGGCCCGCGACGTGACGGTCAATGGAAAGACGTTCCGGGCCGGTCAGGCCTACGTGGTGCCCACGCAGCAGCCGCAGGTGCGCATGCTGCAGGCGCTGATGGAGCGGCGCACCACGTTCGAGGACTCGCTTTTCTACGACGTGTCGGCCTGGACGCTGCCGCTGGCCTACGACGTGGTCTGGGCCGAGTGGCGGCGCGATCCGTCGGAGCTGCTGGGGACACCCGTCGATTCAGTCCGGCTGGACGGAGGCGAACTGGTGGGGGGCCACTCCGATTATGCCTATCTGATGACCTGGGATCGGTTCTATGCGCCGGCGGCCCTCTACCGCCTCCAGCAGGCCGGCGTGCGGGCGCGCGTGCTCACCGAGGCGGTCACGCTGCCCGTGGCGGGCAGCCGCCGCACGTTCCCCCCCGGCACCGTGCTGATCCCGGTCGTGCAACGCGACGGCAAGGGGCCGGCGTCCGACTCGTTGCAGGCCCTGCTGCGCGCGCTGGCCGACACCTATCACGTGCGCTTCTTTGCGGTCCAGACCGGACTTACCGAGCAGGGACCCGATCTGGGCACGCGCGACTACGGTCAGGTGCTCGAACAGCCTCGCGTGGCGCTGCTGACCGGCGAGGGCACGCGTGCCTACAATGCGGGCGAGGTCTGGCACCTGCTCTCCGAGCGCATGCAGATGCCCGTCTCGCTGCTGGACGTGGACAACGTCGTCTGGGCCGATCTGAGTCGCTACAACCGGCTGGTGCTGGCCGGCGGCTCGTACAGTGCGCTCCCGGCCGAAAAAATCAAAAACTGGGTGCGGCAGGGAGGCGTGCTGATCGCCCTGACGGACGCCGTCGACTGGGTGGTCGCGCAGGGGCTGGTAAGCCTGAAAGTCCGGCCCTTCAATCTGGATTCGCTGCTACGGCCCTATCCGTACGGCCAGTTGGAGCGCGCCCGCGGCGCGCAGGTGATCGGCGGTGCCATCCTGGAAGCCCGGCTCGACACCACGCACCCGCTGGCCTTCGGGCTGGGAGCCACGCTGCCGGTCTTCCGCACCGAAGAAACCTTTTATGAACCCTCCGAGACGCCGGGCGCCAACGTGGCCACCTACACCGAGCAGCCGCTGCGCAGCGGCTACCTGTCGGCCGCCCGGCAAAAGCAGGCACCGGGTGCGGCCGCCGTTGTGGCGCAGCGCTACGGACGCGGCCGTATCATCCTGATCATGGACAACCCGAACTTCCGCGCCTTCTGGGTGGGTTCGAGCCGACTGTTTCTGAATGCGATCTGCTTCGGCGACGCGTTCTGA
- the rpmA gene encoding 50S ribosomal protein L27, with product MAHKKGMGSTRNGRDSNPKMLGVKVFGGQFVTAGSILVRQRGTKFHPGLNVGRGGDDTLFAKVDGVVRFSRGRGDRRFVHVDPVEA from the coding sequence ATGGCGCATAAGAAAGGAATGGGATCGACCCGGAACGGCCGGGACTCCAACCCGAAGATGCTGGGTGTCAAGGTCTTCGGGGGACAGTTCGTCACGGCCGGTAGCATTCTGGTCCGCCAGCGCGGGACCAAGTTCCATCCGGGTCTGAACGTGGGACGCGGGGGCGACGACACGCTGTTTGCCAAAGTCGACGGTGTGGTGCGTTTCTCCCGCGGCCGTGGCGATCGGCGCTTTGTGCACGTCGATCCCGTCGAAGCCTGA
- a CDS encoding thioredoxin domain-containing protein has translation MPNRLQFEKSPYLQQHKDDPVDWWPWCEEAFEKAKAEDKPIFLSIGYAACHWCHVMAHESFQDEEVARLLNDAFINIKVDREERPDIDHLYMTVCQMVTGHGGWPLTIIMTPDKKPFFAATYIPKRSRYGRPGLLEIIPRIKEAWQQHRDEIIASAEKLTGTLQKVMSFEAPSQIIDAEWLEIAYRRLDDIFDRKHGGFGHAPKFPTPHTLLFLLRYWHRSGEAHALQMVEHTLVQMRLGGIYDHVGFGFHRYATDEAWRVPHFEKMLYDQALLTMAYTEAYQATGNPFYERTAREILTYVLRDLRAPEGAFYSSEDADSEGEEGKFYVWTVEELREVLGPELTPLAIELFNVDPEGNYEEEATGERTGKNILYLSKPPEALARERGWTPEELEAKLEEIRQRLFAYRARRVRPGRDEKILTDWNGLMIAALARAAQVFDEVAYVEAARSAADFLLRTMHTPEGRLWHRYREGEAGIPGMLDDYAFLTWGLLDLYETTFETSYLETALALTEQMLAHFWDPRGAFYMTPDDGEPMIVRPRETLDNALPSGNAVALMNLVRLGHMTGRTAYEEHADAMIRFFSGPVKQQPPIFTGMLIAIDLAFGPIYELVLAGEPDDPTLREMLRTIHRRYLPRKVLLLRRPGEAGERLVRVAPFVAAQLPVDGRATAYVCHDYRCEQPVTDPEALARQLDALQPAQPA, from the coding sequence ATGCCGAATCGCCTTCAGTTTGAGAAAAGCCCCTATCTACAGCAGCACAAGGACGATCCGGTCGACTGGTGGCCCTGGTGCGAGGAAGCCTTCGAGAAGGCAAAGGCCGAAGACAAGCCGATCTTTCTGTCGATCGGCTATGCGGCCTGCCACTGGTGCCACGTGATGGCGCACGAGTCGTTTCAGGATGAAGAGGTCGCCCGTCTGTTGAACGATGCGTTCATCAACATCAAGGTGGATCGCGAGGAGCGGCCTGACATCGACCACCTCTACATGACCGTCTGCCAGATGGTGACGGGGCACGGCGGCTGGCCGCTGACCATCATCATGACGCCCGACAAAAAGCCGTTCTTTGCGGCCACCTACATCCCGAAGCGGAGTCGCTACGGGCGACCGGGACTGCTGGAGATCATCCCGCGTATCAAGGAGGCCTGGCAGCAGCACCGGGACGAGATCATCGCTTCGGCCGAAAAGCTGACCGGCACGCTGCAGAAGGTCATGTCGTTCGAGGCGCCCAGCCAGATCATCGATGCGGAATGGCTGGAGATCGCCTACCGGCGTCTGGATGACATCTTCGACCGGAAACACGGGGGCTTCGGGCATGCGCCGAAGTTTCCCACGCCGCACACGCTGCTGTTTCTGCTGCGCTACTGGCATCGGAGCGGGGAGGCGCACGCGCTGCAGATGGTCGAGCACACGCTGGTGCAAATGCGCCTGGGCGGCATCTACGATCATGTCGGGTTCGGTTTCCACCGCTATGCGACGGACGAAGCCTGGCGCGTGCCGCACTTCGAAAAGATGCTCTACGACCAGGCGCTGCTGACGATGGCCTACACCGAAGCCTATCAGGCTACCGGCAACCCGTTCTACGAGCGCACGGCCCGGGAAATCCTGACCTACGTGCTGCGCGATCTGCGCGCGCCGGAAGGCGCTTTCTACAGCTCGGAAGATGCCGACAGCGAAGGCGAGGAGGGGAAGTTTTACGTGTGGACGGTCGAGGAACTGCGCGAGGTGCTGGGGCCGGAGCTGACGCCGCTGGCCATCGAGCTGTTCAACGTGGATCCCGAGGGCAACTACGAAGAGGAGGCGACGGGCGAGCGCACCGGCAAAAACATTCTGTACCTGAGCAAACCCCCGGAAGCCCTGGCTCGCGAACGGGGTTGGACACCGGAAGAACTGGAGGCAAAGCTTGAAGAAATCCGGCAACGTCTGTTTGCCTATCGGGCGCGGCGCGTGCGGCCCGGACGGGACGAGAAAATCCTGACGGACTGGAACGGATTGATGATCGCCGCGCTGGCCCGTGCCGCCCAGGTGTTCGACGAGGTTGCGTACGTTGAAGCGGCCCGGTCGGCCGCCGACTTCCTGCTGCGCACGATGCACACGCCTGAAGGCCGCCTGTGGCATCGCTACCGGGAGGGCGAGGCGGGCATTCCGGGCATGCTCGACGACTATGCCTTTCTGACCTGGGGACTGCTGGATCTGTACGAGACCACGTTTGAAACGTCCTACCTGGAGACAGCGCTGGCGCTGACCGAGCAGATGCTGGCCCATTTCTGGGATCCGCGCGGTGCATTTTACATGACGCCCGACGACGGCGAGCCGATGATCGTACGTCCCCGGGAGACCCTGGACAATGCGTTGCCGTCGGGCAATGCCGTGGCGCTGATGAACCTGGTGCGGCTGGGCCACATGACCGGACGGACGGCCTACGAGGAGCACGCCGACGCGATGATTCGCTTTTTCTCGGGACCGGTCAAACAGCAGCCGCCCATCTTTACGGGCATGCTGATCGCCATCGACCTGGCCTTCGGGCCCATCTACGAGCTGGTGCTGGCGGGTGAACCCGACGATCCGACGCTCCGGGAGATGCTGCGTACGATTCACCGGCGCTATCTGCCCCGTAAGGTGCTGCTGCTGCGTCGGCCCGGTGAAGCCGGCGAGCGGCTCGTCCGGGTGGCGCCGTTCGTGGCCGCCCAGCTACCTGTCGACGGTCGGGCTACTGCCTACGTGTGCCATGACTATCGGTGCGAGCAGCCTGTCACCGATCCGGAGGCGCTGGCCCGCCAGCTCGATGCGCTGCAACCTGCCCAGCCGGCCTGA
- a CDS encoding fumarylacetoacetate hydrolase family protein: MEIVLPGSELRIVPRKIICVGQNYARHAAEMNSTVPEEPILFLKPPTALIGPGETVLLPPQSREVHHEVELVAVIGREGKHIPESEALDYVAGYALGLDMTARDLQLKAKKAGHPWTVAKGFDTFAPLGPIVPATAVPDPQRVQLRLRVNGTVRQDGNTVDMVFSVARLIAYCSEIFTLQPGDLLFTGTPEGVGPVQDGDVLVAESDVLPAFQVNVRRA, encoded by the coding sequence ATGGAGATTGTACTTCCCGGTTCGGAGTTGCGCATCGTGCCCCGCAAGATCATCTGCGTGGGCCAGAACTACGCCCGGCATGCAGCTGAGATGAACAGTACGGTGCCCGAAGAACCCATTCTGTTTCTGAAACCACCGACGGCACTGATCGGTCCGGGCGAGACCGTGTTGCTACCGCCTCAGTCGCGCGAGGTGCATCACGAAGTGGAACTGGTCGCGGTAATCGGCCGCGAGGGGAAGCACATTCCGGAAAGCGAGGCGCTCGACTATGTGGCGGGCTATGCCCTGGGGCTGGACATGACGGCCCGCGACCTGCAACTGAAGGCCAAAAAGGCCGGGCATCCGTGGACGGTGGCCAAGGGGTTCGACACATTCGCGCCGCTGGGGCCCATCGTGCCGGCGACGGCCGTGCCCGACCCGCAACGGGTGCAGCTCCGGCTCCGGGTCAACGGCACGGTGCGCCAGGATGGCAATACGGTCGATATGGTGTTTTCCGTGGCCCGGCTGATCGCCTACTGCTCGGAGATCTTCACGCTGCAGCCCGGCGATCTGCTCTTTACGGGCACGCCCGAAGGGGTCGGACCGGTGCAGGACGGCGACGTGCTGGTGGCCGAAAGCGACGTGCTCCCGGCCTTCCAGGTAAACGTGCGACGGGCTTGA